A section of the Aminivibrio pyruvatiphilus genome encodes:
- a CDS encoding NAD/NADP-dependent octopine/nopaline dehydrogenase family protein: protein MKRIAVLGGGNGAQALAGHLASKGFPVTLFEHPEFRRNIFRLEETKTIELTGAIEARGTLAEVTTDPAAVRDAEILYFLAPSFAQEAVFSLIAPFLGRGQRLLLMPGNFGSLVLKETFGGRLPEGFLAAESDTMPYACRIEAPGVVNVWGIKNFMAAAALPASGTGDFIASVQDAFPVPLKPAPNVLSIGLSNTNMILHCPTMIMNAGRIESGNGRFRFYAEGMTDSVCAVMEAMDRERMAVGKALGLNLLSTMDDMKELYSINGESLRETILNNGAYCGHGADSPASMKYRYLTEDVPYLLVPVFEIGKKLGIPLPVTESIIRLASVIAGEDYLVTGRTLGGLDLDGVNG from the coding sequence ATGAAAAGAATTGCTGTTCTGGGGGGAGGCAACGGGGCCCAGGCCCTGGCGGGGCACCTGGCGTCGAAGGGCTTTCCGGTGACGCTGTTCGAGCACCCCGAATTCCGCCGCAATATCTTCCGCCTGGAAGAAACGAAGACCATCGAGCTGACGGGGGCGATCGAGGCCAGAGGAACCCTGGCGGAGGTCACCACGGACCCGGCGGCGGTACGGGATGCGGAGATCCTCTATTTCCTGGCGCCTTCCTTCGCCCAGGAGGCCGTGTTCTCCCTGATCGCCCCTTTCCTGGGGCGGGGGCAGAGATTGCTGCTCATGCCGGGGAATTTCGGGTCCCTCGTCCTGAAGGAAACCTTCGGGGGCAGGCTGCCGGAGGGGTTTCTTGCGGCGGAGTCGGACACCATGCCCTACGCCTGCCGCATCGAGGCCCCCGGGGTGGTGAACGTCTGGGGGATAAAGAACTTCATGGCGGCAGCGGCCCTGCCTGCTTCCGGGACCGGGGATTTCATCGCCTCGGTGCAGGACGCCTTTCCCGTGCCGCTGAAACCAGCGCCGAACGTGCTGTCCATCGGTCTCTCCAACACCAACATGATCCTCCACTGCCCCACCATGATCATGAACGCCGGGAGGATAGAGTCGGGGAACGGGAGGTTCCGGTTTTACGCCGAGGGAATGACCGACTCCGTCTGTGCCGTCATGGAGGCCATGGACAGGGAGCGGATGGCCGTGGGGAAGGCTCTTGGCCTCAACCTCCTCTCCACCATGGACGACATGAAGGAGCTCTACTCCATCAACGGGGAAAGCCTGCGGGAGACCATCCTCAATAACGGGGCCTACTGCGGCCACGGGGCCGACTCCCCTGCGTCCATGAAATACCGGTACCTCACCGAGGACGTTCCCTATCTTCTCGTGCCCGTGTTCGAGATCGGGAAGAAGCTGGGAATCCCTCTGCCCGTGACGGAAAGCATCATCAGGCTGGCCTCCGTCATCGCCGGGGAGGACTACCTCGTTACGGGGCGGACTCTCGGCGGGCTGGACCTTGACGGGGTGAACGGGTAA